The genomic window tacataattataataataaactgCTGAGAAAGAGATAATATTAAGTGGTATTATCAATTTCACATACATCTTGAAATGAGAAATCAACTTAATGATAACAAATCAAGTATGTTTATGGTGTAAAAAATCAAGCACAGCTATCCACTGACATAAAGCCAATTGTAAAAAAATTTCTCATGGTGTTTTCAAATAGTATATAGCtgctttacaaaaataaaaataacatacatACTCACTTCTGACCATGTAGTGAAATATATTATGAAAACTTGCAAAAAATATTTGAACTGTACATGTCTCACAATCTACATGACATTATGAAGGTCCACACGTGCAACAATACTATAGAATATCACGATCTCTCACTGTTTTATGAAAACTTACAAACTATTCTATTTTATTAGCTGTACATATTCTTAAAATATGGATTGTAAACCTAGAAACAAATACATGACTCCTGAAAgtatttaaaatacattttaatggccACTGAATAATGATGCTGAAAATTCAGCATTCTCCTTAAAAAATACGCACTGACTCCAATGCACACGTGTACAAATCTAGACTCAAATACTGTAGATCCAAATGCAGTTCACTAAGCCTAAAACCTATGCAAGATAACTGCCTGAGTATTTTCCATGACAGGTACATTCACTGGTATTTCTGGAAAAGTTATCACATTATTATCAGCTGTTGTTATTACAACTGTTTGTGTAGGGGTCTCTTCCTCCTCAACAACTTCTTGCTTATGAGCGTGAAGGCTCAGGTGTTTTGTAAGGTCCCGTTTTTGCATAAAAAGCTGACCGCACTGATCACAACGGAAAGGCTTTTCCTGCGTATGAATACGTCTATGTTTAAGCATGTCGTTTTTCTGTGTAAAGCCTCTACCACATATATCACACGTAAACGGTCGTTCACCTGTGTGTGTTCTCATATGCACATCTAGTGCGCCTTTCCTCTGAAATGCTTTTCCACAATGCTGACAGGGGTGTGGCCGTTCCTCTGAATGGACTTTTATATGCTGTGACAGGTTGCTAGAGCAGCGGAACGCCATACCACaaactgaacatttataaggcttTTCTCCCGTATGTATTCGTTCATGGACAAGGCGCGCCTCCTTGGAAAGGAACCCTTCGCCACAGAACTGGCACGTGTGAGGACGCTCACCAGTGTGGAAAGACCGCATGTGGTAAGTTAAAGAACCTTTATTAGACAATTTTTTCCCACACACTGTACACTCAAAAAGTTTTTCTCCTGTATGTGATCTCATGTGCGTTGCGAGTGATTCCTTCTTGACAAGAAGTTTACCACAGATAACACATTTGAAGGCAGCCTGCTCTGGATcatcaccggcctgcatctgtatACTTTTCTCCACTTCTAGATCAGTATGCAATTTTCGATGAGTAAGAACAGCACCCAATGTGGGAAACGACTCATTGCATACCCTGCAAGTATATTTCCTTTCATGTTCATGTCTTTTAATGTGTTGGGTCATATTACCTCGGCGATTGAACTTCACTCCACAAATATGACACGAGAACGGTTGTTCACCTAAGTGAGCCGAGCCATGCTGCCGAAGCTGTATCTTCTTATGAAAACGTTTACCACATTTCTCACAACTGTACGGACGGACTCCGTTGTGCACATTCATATGTTCATTCAGATGAAACTTTGATCTAAACcctttcccacactttgtacacAGTTGCCTATTTTTATACGAATCATCCATATGACAACGTTTATGGCTTCTTAAGTTATTTATGTGCTTGAAACTCTTGCCACACAAATCACAAAGATAAGGAGTCTCTGTAGAGTGTGTTGCTTTATGGATGTCTAAGCTAGCTAATGAACCGTAGTTTTTATCGCACTGATCACATTTAAAGGGTTTCACTTCACTATGATTAGCTAAATGATGTTCTTTTAATGACTTTCGTCCACGGAATGACTTCCCACAGAATTCACACATGTACATAGGTGGCTCCGACTCATCCTCCTTTGACTTCAAGTGAGTCCTTTCATGAAGCTTAGCTGACtcttcgtcaaaaaaatatttttcacagtaATTACACGCTACAGCACCAGCAGCATGTCTTTTTCTGATGTGATTAATTAAAACTGATTTCTTGGAAGCTTCATAATCACACATATCACATCTCCATATTGCATTCTCTTCTTCGTTATTGAAGAATTGTGGACCATCATCTTTCACCATTATGTCTTTCATAGCACCAGCTATTTTGGACTTGAGCCCTGGGTCACACTCGGTCAATTCTGTCGTCACATGCATCTGCAACATTTCACCATCttcagtctctcctgcagaatctacTATTTGGTATGCGTGGTTCATTTTAAGCCTTGAACTGTCTTCAGATTCTTCACCATCTCCTTCCTCAAACTGATGTTCATCTTCAATTCCATcagttgtactgtaactgtaattcCTGAAACATGAGAAAGAATCCATGCCTGAAAATCATGAAGTTATTaaagatatttaattttatttggaaaaataaaaagttttttatttgtgTGGCAATTGGAGATTATATATCCAGTTgccacacaaataaaaaaacatacacactatatatatataagatgatgtgacttaccaaatgaaagtggtggcaggtcgacagacacacaaacaaacacaaacatacacacaaaattcaagctttcgcaacaaactgttgcctcatcaggaaagaggaaaggagagggaaagacgaaaggatgtgcgttttaagggagagggtaaggagtcattccaatcccgggagcggaaagacttaccttaaggggaaaaaaggacgggtatatactcgcgcacgcgcacacacacacacacacacacacacacacacacacacacacacacacacacacacacacacacacatccatccacacatatacagacacaagcagacatatttaaagacaaagagtttgggcagagatgtcagtcgaggcagaagtgcagaggcaaagatgttgttgaatgacaggtgaggtatgagtggaggcaacttgaaattagtggagattgaggcctggtgggtaacaggaagagaggatatattgaagagcaagttcccatctccggagttcggataggttggtgttggtgggaagtatccagataacccggacggtgtaacactgtgccaagatgtgctggccgtgcaccaagacatgtttagccacagggtgatcctcattaccaacaaacactgtctgcctgtgtccattcatgcgaatggacagtttgttgctggtcattcccacatagaatgcgtcacagtgtaggcaggtcagttggtagatcacgtgggtgctttcacacgtggctctgcctttgatcgtgtacaccttccgggttacaggactggagtaggtggtggtgggagggtgcatgggacaggttatacaccgggggcggttacaagggtaggagccagagggtagggaaggtggtttggggatttcatagggatgaactaacaggttacgaaggttaggtggatggcggaaagacactgttggtggagtggggaggatttcatgaaggatggatctcatttcagggcaggatttgaggaagtcgtatcgaTGCTGGAGAGagacattcagaatctgatccagtcccggaaagtatcctgtcacaagtggggcacttttgtggttcttctgtgggaggttctgggtttgagaggatgaggaagtggctctggttatttgcttctgtaccaggtcgggagggtagttgcaggatgtgaAAGCTGTAGTCagcttgttggtgtaatgcttcagggattccggactggagcagattcgtttgccacgaagacctaggctgtagggaagggaccgtttgatgtggaatgggtggcagctgtcgtaatggaggtactgttgcttgttggtgggtttgatgtggacggaattgtgaagctggccattggacaggtggagatcaacatcaaggaaagtggcatgggatttggagtaggaccaggtgaatctgatggaaccaaaggagttgaggttggagaggaaattctggagttcttcttcactgtgagtccagatcatgaagatgtcatcaataaatctgtaccaaactttggcaggcctgggtaaccaagaaggcttcctctaagtgacccatgaataggttggcatacgaaggggccatcctggtacccatggctgttccctttaattgttggtatgtctggtcttcaaaagtgaagaagttgtgggtcaagacgAAGCTGGCTAAGGcagtgaggaaagaggttttagataGGGTttgggtgatcggcgtgaaaggaagtgctccatcgcagcgaggccctggacgtgcggaatacttgtgtataaggaagtggcatcaatggttacaaggatcgtttccaggggtaacagattgggtaaggattccaggcgttcgagaaagtggatggtctctttgatgaaggatgggagactgcatgtaatgggttgaagatgttgatctacgtaggcagagatacgttctgtgggggcttggtaaccagctacaatggggcggccgggatgattaggtttgtgaattttaggaagaaggtagaatgtaggggtgcggggtgtcggtggggtcaggaggttgatggagtcaggtgaaaggttttgcagggggcctaaggttctgaggattccttgaagctctgcctggacatcaggaatgggattatcttggcaaactttgtatgtggtgttgtctgaaagctgacgcagtccctcagccacatactcccgatgatccagtaccacggttgtggaacccttgtccgccggaagaatatcGATGgactggtcagccttcagatcacagatagcctgggcttcagcagtggtgatgttgggagtaggattaaggtttttaagaaggattgagaagcaaggcaggaagtcagaaattcctggaaggtttggagagggtgattttgaggaagaggaggtggatcccgctgtgacggaggacggaactgttccaggcagggttcaatttggatagtgtcttggggagttgtatcattaggggtaggattaggatcatatTTCTTCgcggcaaagtgatacttccagcagagagtacgagtgtaggacagtaaatctttgacgagggctgtttggttgaatctgggagtggggctgaaggtgaggcctttggataggacagaggtttcggattgggagagaggtttggaggaaaggttaactactgaattagggtgttgtggtaccagattgtgttggttggaattttgaggttttggagggagtggagctggaagtgggagattgagtagatgggagagactgggtttgtgtgcaatgagaggtggttgaggtttgctagaaaggttgtgaagggtgagtgagttgcctttccggaggtgggaaaccaggagattggatagttttttgaggtgaagggtggcatgctgttctaatttgcggttggcctgtaggaggatgctctgaatagccggtgtggatgtgggagaggaaagattgaggacttttattaaggataggagttgatgggtgtgttcattggctgagttgacgtgtaggtgaaggattaggtgggtgagggcaatggattgttcagtttggaactggtatagggactgatggaaagaagggttgcagccagagatgggaactttaagtgtgaggcctttgggggtaatgccaaatgtcagacaagcctgagaaaataaaatatgcgagcgtaatctggctagggtgaaggcatgtttgcggagggaatgtaaataaaacttaatggggtcgttgtgggggtgttgtgagggtgacatggtattagaaggcggaaagtgtaacatgaggttgaaatgaaaatgaaagataaaaatatatggggagagataaaggtgaactagaaagcaactggagatctggtatggaaaaaggcgaaaaagtgttggttaagttgatcctgtggtgaacttgggttggtagactgcgatgtgcataaaggttaggtggttgtgttgccgctaaaacacgttacaggacggagaaattcgggaaaatttcgaaaaaacgtgtaaatgtattaaaaggagttgtgttgtggtgaaagattacgaaaatggggctaacacaaccacctaacctttatgcacatcgctgtctaccaacccatgttcaccacaggatcaacttaaccaacactttttcgcctttttccataccagatctccagttgctttctagttcacctttatctctccccatatatttttatctttcattttcatttcaacctcatgttacactttccaccttctaataccatgtcaccctcacaacatcccaaccaagaccccattaagttttatttacattccctccgcaaacatgccttcaacctagccagattacgctagcatattttattttctcaggcttgtctgacatttggcataacccccaaaggcctcacacttaaagttcccatctctggctgcaacccttctttccatcagtccctataccagttccaaactgaacaatccattgccctcacccacctaacccttcacctacacatcaactcagccaatgaacacacccatcaactcctatccttaataaaagtccttaatctttctttcctctcacacatccacaccggctgttcagagcatcctcctacaggccaaccgtaaattagaacagcatgccaccctccacctcaaaaaactatccaatctcctggtttcccacctccggaaaggcaactcactcatccttcacaacctttccagcaaacctcaacctcctctcattgcacacaaacccagtctctcccatctactcaatctcccacttccagctccactccctccaaaacctcaaaattccaatcaacacaacctggaaccacaacaccccaattcagtagttaacctttcctccaaacctctctcccaatccgaaacctctgtcctatccaaaggcctcaccttcagccccactcccagattcaaccaaacagccctcgtcaaagatttattgtcctGCACCCGTACTCtctactggaaatatcactttgccacgaagaaaaatgatcctaatcctactcctaatgatacaactccccaaaacaccatccaaattgaaccctgcctggaacagttccatcctccgtcgcagtgggacccacctcctcttcctcaaaatcaccctctccaaaccttccaggaatttctgacttccagccttgcatctcaatccttcttaaaaaaccttaatcctactcccaacatcaccactgctgaaggccaggctatccgtgatctgaaggctgaccgatccatcgtcattcttccggcggacaagggttccacgaccgtggtacttgatcgtcgggagtatgtggctgagggactgcgtcagctttcagacaacaccacatacaaagtttgccaaggtaatcccattcctgatgtccaggcagagcttcaaggaatcctcagaaccttaggccccctgcaaaacctttcacctgactccatcaacc from Schistocerca nitens isolate TAMUIC-IGC-003100 chromosome 5, iqSchNite1.1, whole genome shotgun sequence includes these protein-coding regions:
- the LOC126260095 gene encoding oocyte zinc finger protein XlCOF6-like isoform X3; this translates as MYKLMSSAEIETRYEIAEGDVYIEPLGENTSEQGEQQENQYEIIDENVFVSQETVQENNETAADDSNINNCLDIQKSNVVGIIVEENSYDRDDWQQGQDTALANILCRICASEEIELVPVFGEKGEELQLIEKIKWHLPIEVREDDKLPLQICITCIDKLNSCHELVSSCLEADAKLRKLFCIEDEESIEKRNDILQSFSGMEAEHVERRNRKKNYSYSTTDGIEDEHQFEEGDGEESEDSSRLKMNHAYQIVDSAGETEDGEMLQMHVTTELTECDPGLKSKIAGAMKDIMVKDDGPQFFNNEEENAIWRCDMCDYEASKKSVLINHIRKRHAAGAVACNYCEKYFFDEESAKLHERTHLKSKEDESEPPMYMCEFCGKSFRGRKSLKEHHLANHSEVKPFKCDQCDKNYGSLASLDIHKATHSTETPYLCDLCGKSFKHINNLRSHKRCHMDDSYKNRQLCTKCGKGFRSKFHLNEHMNVHNGVRPYSCEKCGKRFHKKIQLRQHGSAHLGEQPFSCHICGVKFNRRGNMTQHIKRHEHERKYTCRVCNESFPTLGAVLTHRKLHTDLEVEKSIQMQAGDDPEQAAFKCVICGKLLVKKESLATHMRSHTGEKLFECTVCGKKLSNKGSLTYHMRSFHTGERPHTCQFCGEGFLSKEARLVHERIHTGEKPYKCSVCGMAFRCSSNLSQHIKVHSEERPHPCQHCGKAFQRKGALDVHMRTHTGERPFTCDICGRGFTQKNDMLKHRRIHTQEKPFRCDQCGQLFMQKRDLTKHLSLHAHKQEVVEEEETPTQTVVITTADNNVITFPEIPVNVPVMENTQAVILHRF
- the LOC126260095 gene encoding zinc finger protein 665-like isoform X2, which gives rise to MSVSCALNSCVAHEGNHDTLELHFFPFPEDAEICELWIKKCNRFDLLGKPYSEIHRTLYLCERHFSEDAFESPNVLKPTAEPSVLIEDITSTLNLDKPGNTMGPEVVVIPYTISASEEEIVEYGGGEIKEEEQEVAEIETRYEIAEGDVYIEPLGENTSEQGEQQENQYEIIDENVFVSQETVQENNETAADDSNINNCLDIQKSNVVGIIVEENSYDRDDWQQGQDTALANILCRICASEEIELVPVFGEKGEELQLIEKIKWHLPIEKRNDILQSFSGMEAEHVERRNRKKNYSYSTTDGIEDEHQFEEGDGEESEDSSRLKMNHAYQIVDSAGETEDGEMLQMHVTTELTECDPGLKSKIAGAMKDIMVKDDGPQFFNNEEENAIWRCDMCDYEASKKSVLINHIRKRHAAGAVACNYCEKYFFDEESAKLHERTHLKSKEDESEPPMYMCEFCGKSFRGRKSLKEHHLANHSEVKPFKCDQCDKNYGSLASLDIHKATHSTETPYLCDLCGKSFKHINNLRSHKRCHMDDSYKNRQLCTKCGKGFRSKFHLNEHMNVHNGVRPYSCEKCGKRFHKKIQLRQHGSAHLGEQPFSCHICGVKFNRRGNMTQHIKRHEHERKYTCRVCNESFPTLGAVLTHRKLHTDLEVEKSIQMQAGDDPEQAAFKCVICGKLLVKKESLATHMRSHTGEKLFECTVCGKKLSNKGSLTYHMRSFHTGERPHTCQFCGEGFLSKEARLVHERIHTGEKPYKCSVCGMAFRCSSNLSQHIKVHSEERPHPCQHCGKAFQRKGALDVHMRTHTGERPFTCDICGRGFTQKNDMLKHRRIHTQEKPFRCDQCGQLFMQKRDLTKHLSLHAHKQEVVEEEETPTQTVVITTADNNVITFPEIPVNVPVMENTQAVILHRF
- the LOC126260095 gene encoding zinc finger protein 615-like isoform X1, yielding MSVSCALNSCVAHEGNHDTLELHFFPFPEDAEICELWIKKCNRFDLLGKPYSEIHRTLYLCERHFSEDAFESPNVLKPTAEPSVLIEDITSTLNLDKPGNTMGPEVVVIPYTISASEEEIVEYGGGEIKEEEQEVAEIETRYEIAEGDVYIEPLGENTSEQGEQQENQYEIIDENVFVSQETVQENNETAADDSNINNCLDIQKSNVVGIIVEENSYDRDDWQQGQDTALANILCRICASEEIELVPVFGEKGEELQLIEKIKWHLPIEVREDDKLPLQICITCIDKLNSCHELVSSCLEADAKLRKLFCIEDEESIEKRNDILQSFSGMEAEHVERRNRKKNYSYSTTDGIEDEHQFEEGDGEESEDSSRLKMNHAYQIVDSAGETEDGEMLQMHVTTELTECDPGLKSKIAGAMKDIMVKDDGPQFFNNEEENAIWRCDMCDYEASKKSVLINHIRKRHAAGAVACNYCEKYFFDEESAKLHERTHLKSKEDESEPPMYMCEFCGKSFRGRKSLKEHHLANHSEVKPFKCDQCDKNYGSLASLDIHKATHSTETPYLCDLCGKSFKHINNLRSHKRCHMDDSYKNRQLCTKCGKGFRSKFHLNEHMNVHNGVRPYSCEKCGKRFHKKIQLRQHGSAHLGEQPFSCHICGVKFNRRGNMTQHIKRHEHERKYTCRVCNESFPTLGAVLTHRKLHTDLEVEKSIQMQAGDDPEQAAFKCVICGKLLVKKESLATHMRSHTGEKLFECTVCGKKLSNKGSLTYHMRSFHTGERPHTCQFCGEGFLSKEARLVHERIHTGEKPYKCSVCGMAFRCSSNLSQHIKVHSEERPHPCQHCGKAFQRKGALDVHMRTHTGERPFTCDICGRGFTQKNDMLKHRRIHTQEKPFRCDQCGQLFMQKRDLTKHLSLHAHKQEVVEEEETPTQTVVITTADNNVITFPEIPVNVPVMENTQAVILHRF